GTTATACTACTgcgaaaagttattattagtttataagtACAATAGTAAGCCATACACGCTACGGTCTACCGGAGAGGTCAtctgtgcaggtatgcctgcgcaggtatcaattgaaagaattgattttcgatcCTACGCCGGTCGCCTGCACAGGCTCAAAAATCTGCACATCCCATCCCATCCCACACACATTTCGGTCTACCGGCGTAGGCATACCTGCACCGGTGGACCTTTCCGATGGACCGTAGCATGTATGGCAGCCATTAGTGCttgaaaaatgttaaatacttcCTAGCTCCGTTGTTTTATCAcaaggtatttattttaataattcacttAATTATGGCATTAGAGGTATCTCTAAAAGAAATCTGTAATGGTCTCAAACCTAATAGAATTACCGACAGAAAAAAAATGCTGAAGCCCTGAAGGAATAATAAGAAACGCAGTTCCAATGCTTTTAATTTTCCAAAAACAAAGGTCATAACAAAATCTCTAAATCCTCTTTATTGAGTCTAGTAATCTGCTAATTCTACCTGGAGCATATTATAAACTCTAAACGGTGCAAATGCACCTGACAGGTTAAAATAACGCTACAAAAACTTTAGTACATAGTAACTGGCAAGTGGTTATTACCATCGTTGATCAAAGTTGgatttgtacaatttaattaagtactatGGATGAAGAATATGGGCAAGATACAGAAAATACACAAACGCAGACGCAGAATTCTCAAGTAGAATGGAGTCAACAAAACACTCCGGGACATTTTCCAAATATCTGGGGAAGATTGtatttaataacacattatGATAGCGAGTTCGAAAACTAAATTGTTTAAAAGCGGACTTAGATATTAGTCACGGGGGCAGTGACCCCCTAAAGCAAGCACAGGCTTCACAATTTTTATTCCCTATTTAAATGtgcctaataaaattttaagacaatatcgtgtaattatattttgatttgtataaaaaacgTAAAGCACTTtcgcttataataaatattttgtttaaagacagcactgtttaatataaataattcgatagcttaaaaaatgtaaattggaTTCAGGGGATAAACTAATGTAAACAAATCATACCGTCTTTTGAATTCGATTTTATTGTTGGATTCTAACAAggactttataaaaatataattatttacggattttttcgccgttattaatatttttattttctcccaatgTTTCGAAgcctgcagccttcatggtcatgcgGGGCTAAGGTGtcggtcgtccgaaaagtcaaagttacaatatctacctacattttataattactttattagaAAACTAGGTAttctttgtttacattaacTATTTCcctaatgttataataattaacggTAGTTAAAGGTTTTATGAGCAactgtaaaatatgtttagggTAGTAAAATACGTTGCCACTGGACCACATTAAGGGTGTAAAATATTGATGCAACTATTGTTTATACatctatttcttttttctttgtaGGGGAATACTAAATCTATTTTGATGGTGTTAAAATCTGTTTTCAATCAATTACGACGAAGATTTCCTGCAGTGTATTTTAAAAGCAGTTTTAGTTTGTTTCAAATTTGTATACCTCCTGTTGAAAAAATGTCTCTAACAAgccaatacaaaataaaaacaaaacaaatttagtaTACATAGTATCATTAAATACGTAGGATactgaaaatttttaattttatacattagtattcAAGATGGTTCATAAAACGTAAGAAATAGTAAACTgaggtttataatattagtagtattaATTGATTACTGctattaatattgattgattactGCTACCGGTAACTGTAATCATTTAGAAATGTAGTTTTTgtcgttaaattattttaagaatgcAATACCATCAAAATAGAAATTatcgcccgtattcataaacgttatttatctaagagcggagcaatgctgtgataacaagttttttagtgctgacggtatggcagccttcgcagtgcgtagatatagggccgttgtgattggctaatattgagatacaacaatattagccaattacaacggccttatgtttagataaaaaacgtctatgaataagggggtatattTCTATCAATTTGTCTTCTTATTGATATGTAAGTGTTTGTGCGCATGGATTTATGCAGGTTCATGTCCATTACGGAAAATAAGATAACTATGTCAAATAACCAAATTATTAATGGCCATGAGTGAAAAACAACAATCGATTGattgataataatatctaaattggTCATggaaatatatctttttttaattgtattattaattatacaatatattagtgTTATCAATAGGAGATCTTTTTAtccattgttttgttttctctaacacatatattttgaatacagCATGACCTCCATTTTAAATTCGTGTCTAAACTCAAAGTCGCTGTACAGGCAGAATTAGAGACTATGAAGCTTTGtcaaaattgtatgtaattcAAATATCTCATTTAAAAGTCGAGATATTGGAGTGACCTCGATGTATTGAatccaaaattatttatgaggAAGACATTTGTTTAGTGTTATGAAGTTTCAGTATAGTTGAGTAGCCACGAACACTGGTGCAAGGGCCGATATTTAATGTTACAGGATGTGTTTGAGTGTAAAGTACGAGACGCCAATTTCTGTGCCCGATTTGAAGTTAGTTGCGAGCCGCGTAcacattattttcaataatggTAGAGGGcggatttttttaatgctttaattttggggtcgcttccaataggttgatctggaaatctttagggcaaggcccatgttcagcagtagaaaTCCTACGGCTGATAGGATGATAGGGCGGGTAAAACGACTAAGTTCAGAACGGTTGTAAATTTGGCGTTACGTATACCTacttgttctaatataattttaaaatatcaagacATATTTAACCCACTCCTTAAAATCACATTTACATAATTGTTTGTACTAAGTATTTACTTTATGTTTCTAGACCTTTCttctgtaattttatattatataatgttaaaaaaataacacgtaAATGTTATAAGCAGCGTAAGTTCTGAAGTGTCTGTTCCGATTCAGTCTAGGCAAATTAAACATGCAATCCCGTATTGactaatagttataaatattggtaTTCAACACTTTTgaccttaaaatatttatgagttaCTTCCGTAGCCAAAACGTACTCAGTTAGAGGTAATGGGGCGCGGTTCCCCAAAGCTGTGCCTTGTCTTATTCGCCGTCAAACTGCGGGTGTATTTATATGTGAGTAgaagattatgatttttttaaaatttattccgtAACTGCCGATTGCATCCAGGAATTCAGGTatacaaatttgaataataaatcaaaaactaGTTGGGAAGTGTAATTATCGCCTTATACTTTACTTTTACTTTACTTGAAAGTGTTATGTCGACCACTGCCGAGAATTCTAAAAGTATGTTAACTAGAGATACTTGTTTAAATGGCTCGGTTTTGATAGGGATTTAGTTTTTGTATAAAGACTTGAGCTGCGTATCATCCATACCGATAACTGCTTTTAACCCGTCGTCGTCATAACtaaatatgcaaaaatgtttatgatcatgtttttattatatatatttgagaCTATCGTGGAGAGTAAAGTTGATTCTGCAGGCACGAAGTACTTTCCGGGTCCCTAGGATATCTAGTCTGAAAGATCTCACGCTAGGGCCAACAAATTTTACGTTCTTGACTGAATTTCTAAgtgtaactttgttttataatcttcTTCGAGAAAGTTCAGTCTCGACCGACCGAATCCCATCCCTATTTTGTGCCTACAGAATCAATACAAATGGGTAATGTGAATTCTAACCACAAATAAAACACGAGATAACCTTCATTccttaagatatttattaagaCGGTAAATGATCGGAATTGCTTCATGCATCGAAAAATTTTGTACTGTAAAATACACAGTAAGTGCTGGCAACACCTAATTGttcataattcaaaatattgctGAAGGAGAATGTTGTAGATTGTGGGCATGTATAATTACGTCATCTAAATTATATCTTACACAATACAGTGTCTGTGGACATTGGCATGGCGGCCCTAATCGATGCGAGGatccaggcgaaagcaaaaaaaaatgatgcGAGGCTCCAGGCGgagcaaaaaaaatgttttccggttttaacagtttcttcGGTAAGCTCGTAAAAAAAGGTCCTCCAAGGCTGCGCGCGAGGCCTCTTTAAACGCGCGGTCCCAGGCGGTTGTGCGGTTCGCCTCCTCCAACAGCCACCTCTGTCTGTAGAGAGTCTCTTCAACTAGTCACAGCTTGTATCAATATCTATTGATAGCCTTGGATCACCTTAGACTTAAAGAGCCAATGATGTTAAGCATTTAATAGAAGTTTCAActccgaaatatttttttttttcacatgtaTTACtgaataaaacatgattttatttgttcCGAATGCGGCGGTGCCGTAACGTTATATAGAACTTACAAATTGGTacgttattttgttaatattaatataagtgtatataatatatattgtacgTCGGAATAAATTGTGATGGGATGGTAtgattaattgtaaatttaaatacatgttaCGCTGAACTCTTGTCTTATTTCATAGATTTATAGAACCTTTTAACAAAGTTAATTAATTGAGGGAAATTATACGGACTCCCAATATGGACAAAAAGTGAATTTATTgggttttatcgcggcttttatattttaattttctccctttttatttcttttttattgggagaaaattaaaatataaaaaccgcggtacaatcctaaaaatagtttaattttaatgtctatcattcgcgaaacataagaaatcattgttaatttattgaatttttttataaatgagagCAAATAAATAGCTTATTTGTTAGCAAGTGATACCTATTCATTGCACATACACTAATATACTCAATATTACCCGCCACCGTCCGTTTCTTagcgaaaataaaccaatcacaaTTGTTTGTTCGTCATTTTTAGAggtgagttattttgattggtttattcttgcCATTATAGCGTGACTAGGGATTGGGATAATATATcagcataattaaaaaaaaatagcaagcATGttcatatctttatttaaacacatttaatcatataaaaattggCCAAGGGTTCCTATACAAACAcacttaaaactataataatatatcccCAAGGGCACCTTGCTGAATCCGCATATGGTCTTAAccaaagtttaattaatttattctaaatttattcaattctccaatttttttttgccaatttcatgacattaattttttttttctattatacttAGCTTTCATAACTATATTTCTATTCACCGTTAGTCTCGTTACGTGTAGATGTAAGTTACATTATTAGAGCACCAAGTATTTTGAATGcatatcaagatttttttacataagtgtATACTCCTCAGAATAACtcaaacaaaatttttataagaccAAAATGGATATGAATATTCAGTTACAATCATATTTGTAATAGCACATGTTTATAGAAGCCAGCAAATACGCTAAAATTGacgcattattaaatttaattacgggAATGAGTCAGTATCTCCTCAACTTAAGTTAGCTTGGGTTTTTATTCTTCTCTaggcttataattattttgtcattattaaatttgattttactcGTGTTCATGAATGAAATTCTGTGGATGGCACACTCATTATGATAATGGGATAACTCTGATatggagaatatttttttaatgccaagtttaaatatcaaataaaatcttaattcaATTGTACTTTGCCGATGCTTTATGCAAATGTTACTACAGATTTTCTGAGTAAACTTCACTTTCGTGGTCGAATTGTCATGAAATGTATAAATATCGAAACACCTTGATTTACAAATTTACAACAATTGTAATAGGCATCGACTTATATGCTAGAGAAGTATTGAGAATACATGATCAAATGAAATATTcactcataatttttattttttatttttgcaaaaatgaagaatatttataattcattttgacTGTCTGAAATCAATATAAATCGACATTCAGAGGCAAGCACGCCACTAGCCATAGACATATTTCGTGTAAAATCCTCCGGGAGCTTCTAGTAGCACCCACGCAGTCCCTCACTCATCCACAAACACGAGCATCCTTAACCCTAAACCTAAGTCTATTCCTATTCTATGCCGTAGAGTTTGAGCGTCCTGTCCATGCTCGTAGAGGCGATGTACTGCGCGTTTTTGCCGAACCGTACGCCCGTCGCCGACGCTGTGTGGTCGTTGAACACCTTCAGCTCCTGCCACTGGCGGCACAGGTACACTCGCACGTCTGTACCCGCGATGGCCAGGTACGTGCCGCTCTGGTCGAAGCACAGTTccttgatggcgtagttctCTTCCAGCTGAATTGTTTTGAAGTTCTTTAGTTTCCTCAAGTCCCAGAGTTTGACGCACGCGTCCTCAGCCGCAGTGGCGAGGTAGTAACCGTTCTCTGAGAATGATATCGACGTCACTGGACCCACGTGTCCAGGGAAGTTTGCCACATTGCTTTGTTCCTTCAAATCCCAGATCTTCACTTGCGAGTTCTCTGTTCCCGTACCGAAGATGAGACCGTCGGGATGGAACTGCGCTGTGGTCAGGCTCACACCAGAGAAGTCGCTGACCTTAGTGAGCAGCTGCCCAGTACGGATGTCGGAGAAGGCCCAGTGTTGGTCGGTGGAGGTGGACAGCACATAATCCCCTGTTGGATGGAGCGACAGACCTGTGACCGGGCCGTCGTGAGAGCGCAGTGTCACCGTGGTCTGAGATCTGTGAGATAAGAAGAAAGCATTAAAGAGTATTGTTGTAGTAGGTTTTTCAGCATTATTATTCATCTAATAAAGTTGCTCAAAGCCTAACTTAGCATgacaaagtaattatttatgtaaattttccTGGAAAAAGTCAACTTTTAACATTCTACAAAGTTCTGccaattttaatcaaaacctTAAAATGAGGCACAAAACTCACGTCGGCACATTCCATACACGAATAGTGTGATCCGGCGACGCTGTGATGACGGTGTCCTCGTCCGGGTGGTATATGACGCGCGTCACCTTCTTGGTGTGGCCCTTCAGGATGGCTACCACTTGCTCTGTATCCTTGTTGAAGACAGTGGCATTGCGGTCGTTGCCACCTGTCAGCAGCTTGCTGTGGTCCGATGGGTTGATGTCTAGAGATAAAATGCCTGGCACACTGGCTGAGTGGAGACCCTAAGAAGAAAGAATTTTTTTACAGATTAGCTTCAAGCTACTGAGTTTACTATTATTATGTGATACTCcaaatacacaaaatatgtaatacaaatGAAAGTGAGATGGTACTAACAGGATGTGAGGCAAGAGTGAGGAAGCCTCGTATCTGATCGGCAGAGACGAGTCCCTCGGGTACAGTGCGGCCGCGCCGCTTGCGCTCTTGCGTGAGTGCGGTGGCGCGATCCTGCAGCCGCGCAACCACCTCCGCCGACATGCCCACCGGCGCCGCGCCCGACGACAACCCAGACGCCGCCTCCGCCTAGAACACAcaacattatacataaatagataACAGTATTTTACTTTGTGATGATTATAACGCTTGTCAATCTTTCTGTTCTGTTTGCACTATGGTCAAGGacctaatatgaaaatatacaaatttgatttcattattaatatagcaCTATTctaaaataagttttgttatAGGCCAGAGAAATCCAACTACACCAAAATGAAGACAGGTCAAACTGTGTTACACAACATGATGTAAGCACATAGGACATTTCAACTAGGCAAATATGTTAATACAAAATGAGTGAATTGTAGTGACCTGGTGTGCAGGCTGGGGTGCGACGATGCCGGCCTGCGGTTTGAGTGTAGCGAGGGCCTCACGCGCGGCCGTCACCTCCTTTGTGAGACGCGCGATTACTCGACACGCCGCGTCGTGTTGGTACAACGCGTGGCTCAGCTCCTAAACacgtaatgaaaataaaaaaattaagtcattCTTCGGTACTGACATAATCACTGCTGTAATGATGCGGCAATAATCTTAAAGAGAAAAagaaagttattaaattatttacaatcaaaagcttaaaaataaaactatatttagtaCAACCTCGCACCCACCAAGGTTCTAGCTGTCTTCTTAGTGTATTTTACTgtgttataaaagttaatatttcctagttgagaaaaaaaaca
This genomic window from Manduca sexta isolate Smith_Timp_Sample1 chromosome 17, JHU_Msex_v1.0, whole genome shotgun sequence contains:
- the LOC115450676 gene encoding pre-mRNA-processing factor 19; the encoded protein is MALYCAISNEVPEVPVVSPTSGAVFEKRIIEKYIIENGVDPINGKELRVEDLIEIKTPAIVKPKPPSATSIPATLKSMQDEWDALMLHTFTQRQQLQTARQELSHALYQHDAACRVIARLTKEVTAAREALATLKPQAGIVAPQPAHQAEAASGLSSGAAPVGMSAEVVARLQDRATALTQERKRRGRTVPEGLVSADQIRGFLTLASHPGLHSASVPGILSLDINPSDHSKLLTGGNDRNATVFNKDTEQVVAILKGHTKKVTRVIYHPDEDTVITASPDHTIRVWNVPTSQTTVTLRSHDGPVTGLSLHPTGDYVLSTSTDQHWAFSDIRTGQLLTKVSDFSGVSLTTAQFHPDGLIFGTGTENSQVKIWDLKEQSNVANFPGHVGPVTSISFSENGYYLATAAEDACVKLWDLRKLKNFKTIQLEENYAIKELCFDQSGTYLAIAGTDVRVYLCRQWQELKVFNDHTASATGVRFGKNAQYIASTSMDRTLKLYGIE